The Streptomyces spororaveus genome includes a region encoding these proteins:
- a CDS encoding universal stress protein, with protein MEKQDSALRVVVGVDGSPSSHAALRWAVRHAELIGGDVVAVAAWELPGAHGWSAPAVDPGFDKSIAEQGLVNQLNEVLGESGAAKVRQRLMHGNPVEVLLSEAEGAEALVVGSRGLGGFRRALLGSVSQQCALYATCPVVIVRPTVDVRDSGTQAE; from the coding sequence ATGGAGAAGCAGGATTCGGCCTTGCGCGTCGTGGTGGGCGTCGATGGTTCGCCTTCGTCGCATGCCGCGCTTCGGTGGGCGGTCCGGCATGCCGAGCTGATCGGCGGTGATGTGGTGGCAGTGGCTGCCTGGGAGCTGCCGGGGGCCCACGGATGGTCCGCGCCCGCCGTGGACCCCGGATTCGACAAGTCCATTGCCGAGCAAGGCCTCGTCAACCAGCTGAACGAGGTCCTGGGCGAGTCCGGCGCGGCCAAGGTCCGACAGCGTCTGATGCACGGCAATCCCGTTGAAGTCCTGCTCAGCGAGGCCGAGGGGGCCGAGGCGCTCGTGGTGGGCAGCCGGGGCCTGGGCGGATTCCGCCGTGCGCTGCTGGGTTCGGTGAGTCAGCAGTGTGCGCTGTACGCCACGTGTCCGGTCGTCATCGTGCGTCCGACCGTCGACGTGAGGGACTCCGGCACCCAGGCCGAGTGA
- a CDS encoding cation-translocating P-type ATPase, whose amino-acid sequence MAYSTSAGLPRSWHASPAREVAAGLDVDPSSGLSSAEAARRLAEYGPNQLAAAPREPGWRAFLRQFQDLLIVILLIAAAVSLVVSREWQTPVAIVVVVLLNATIGFVQESRAEAALDALRQMTVTTATVRRDGRLVRLDAAELVPGDVVVLAAGDRVPADGRLFSASSLEVQESVLTGEALAVAKSADAVVGADVPLADRVTAVYMNTAVTRGRGEVLVVTDTGMAGETGRIADMLHKAQPGPTPLQRQIDTLSRTLAWVSGVVILAVFVLGLVRGQDFGDLFVSAVSLAVAAIPEGLPAVVAFTLAMGTGRMAKRGAIVKRLASVETLGSTSQICTDKTGTLTLNQMTARELLLAGRRFTVSGQGYSFDGRIRTTDGSPVPATMDDALTAMALCSDAVIRDGQVVGDPTEGALVVLAEKAGIDVARLRQERPRRLEIPFDSAYEFKSRF is encoded by the coding sequence ATGGCCTATTCGACGAGCGCGGGACTGCCCCGTTCCTGGCATGCCTCGCCGGCCCGTGAGGTCGCCGCCGGGCTCGATGTCGATCCTTCCTCGGGGCTGTCGTCGGCTGAGGCGGCCCGGCGGCTTGCGGAGTATGGGCCGAACCAGCTCGCGGCGGCACCACGAGAGCCCGGGTGGCGGGCGTTCCTACGGCAGTTTCAGGACTTGCTGATCGTCATCCTTCTGATCGCAGCGGCGGTCAGCCTGGTGGTGTCCCGGGAGTGGCAGACGCCGGTGGCGATTGTCGTCGTGGTGCTGCTCAACGCGACGATCGGGTTCGTGCAGGAGTCTCGCGCCGAGGCGGCGCTGGATGCTCTGCGGCAGATGACCGTGACCACCGCCACCGTGCGTCGTGACGGCCGACTGGTGCGATTGGACGCCGCGGAACTGGTGCCCGGAGATGTGGTCGTCCTGGCGGCCGGTGACCGGGTGCCCGCGGACGGCCGGTTGTTTTCGGCGAGCTCCCTGGAAGTGCAGGAATCCGTCCTGACGGGTGAGGCTCTGGCCGTGGCGAAATCGGCGGATGCCGTCGTCGGGGCCGATGTGCCGCTAGCAGACCGGGTGACCGCGGTGTACATGAACACGGCGGTCACCCGAGGCCGCGGGGAGGTGCTGGTGGTCACCGACACCGGTATGGCCGGCGAGACCGGCCGCATCGCCGACATGCTCCACAAGGCCCAGCCGGGGCCGACACCGCTGCAGCGGCAGATCGACACCCTGAGCCGCACCCTGGCCTGGGTCTCCGGGGTGGTCATCCTCGCCGTCTTCGTCCTGGGTCTCGTGCGCGGGCAGGATTTCGGCGACCTGTTCGTCAGCGCCGTGTCCTTGGCGGTCGCGGCCATCCCCGAAGGACTACCGGCCGTCGTGGCGTTCACGCTGGCCATGGGCACGGGCCGGATGGCCAAGCGAGGCGCGATCGTCAAGCGGCTGGCATCGGTGGAGACCCTCGGCAGTACCTCGCAGATCTGCACCGACAAGACCGGCACGCTGACCTTGAATCAGATGACCGCACGCGAGCTGCTGCTGGCCGGGCGCCGGTTCACGGTCTCGGGGCAGGGCTACTCCTTCGACGGCCGCATCCGCACCACCGACGGCTCTCCCGTGCCGGCCACCATGGACGACGCGTTGACCGCGATGGCCCTGTGCTCCGATGCCGTGATCCGGGACGGGCAGGTGGTGGGGGACCCGACTGAGGGTGCGCTGGTGGTGCTGGCCGAGAAGGCCGGCATCGATGTGGCCCGGCTGCGCCAGGAGCGGCCCAGGCGACTGGAGATCCCTTTCGACTCCGCTTACGAGTTCAAGTCGAGGTTCTGA
- a CDS encoding integrase, with amino-acid sequence MPGPDTPVVPRAISAGSPHTNSRFADLTWSMAPLIDSPGTRMSQIHWRNCPDPLRGEMKLAAWTMINGRLRPTYLQTRGARARTRTSAPVMQETCRTWMRFARWLDKHGITSLAACTEDTWRVYATECWGEGVSRRQAGRLCSHLTALWQFDQLSACPRGVATPPWETEGVDGFLPAVDDIGRGENTTEPLDPRVLGPLLVWAVRFVDDFADDILAGWAEHRRLCALAIANRATPAGQAVLEARVLPLVRGGTRLPTTERMGTKQLARTFLAAVTGASLGQVDRLNQAHGLSALATERPGPCPLPTPVTGRIADRPWREHLDFNEAADLTRHLGTAAMIICLYLTGMRPQEVQGLRSGCCPDPEPVADGTPGRHLIRGHHYKNVTDEDGNHLSAGEEREVPWVAITPVVHAIRVLERMVPDGGLLLSAAHHDFASRRNYHGAVKNSALNKRIEDFITWANHEAHVHGLAEQVIPEDPHGAIGLARFRRTLAWHVARRPGGLIALAIQYGHMRTVLDARVSAGYGSRSRGGIHSVLDVETALAAADTAARLRDQIAGGAKVSGPAARRALTAAAHTPRFEGRIVPSTFAKKAAAILARDGVVLFDNPDAFLICAFKRDNALCEPDPGARTPRQYDCRPGCGNTVRTDTHARQLRERADDIDELAAHSPDPVGRRLHANADKLREMAAAHDAAEAVT; translated from the coding sequence ATGCCCGGCCCCGACACCCCCGTAGTGCCACGAGCGATCAGTGCTGGCAGCCCCCACACAAACTCCCGCTTCGCGGATCTCACCTGGTCCATGGCCCCACTCATCGACAGCCCCGGCACACGCATGAGCCAGATTCACTGGAGGAACTGCCCGGATCCCCTGCGAGGTGAGATGAAACTGGCAGCCTGGACGATGATCAACGGTCGACTCCGGCCTACCTACTTGCAAACCCGAGGGGCCCGCGCCCGCACCCGGACTTCCGCTCCGGTCATGCAGGAGACATGTCGAACGTGGATGCGGTTCGCCCGGTGGCTGGACAAGCACGGCATCACGAGCCTTGCGGCCTGCACCGAGGACACATGGCGGGTCTACGCCACCGAGTGCTGGGGCGAAGGTGTGTCTCGGCGACAAGCGGGGAGGCTTTGTTCCCATCTGACGGCGCTGTGGCAGTTCGACCAGCTCAGTGCATGCCCGAGGGGTGTTGCCACACCTCCGTGGGAGACCGAGGGCGTAGATGGCTTCCTGCCGGCTGTCGACGACATCGGCCGAGGGGAGAATACGACGGAGCCGTTGGACCCGCGAGTACTGGGCCCGCTGCTGGTCTGGGCGGTCCGTTTCGTCGACGATTTCGCTGACGACATCCTTGCCGGCTGGGCCGAGCACAGGCGCCTGTGCGCACTGGCAATCGCCAACCGCGCCACACCGGCTGGACAGGCAGTACTCGAGGCTCGTGTGCTGCCGCTCGTACGCGGCGGAACCCGGCTGCCCACCACTGAGCGTATGGGCACGAAGCAGTTGGCCCGCACTTTCCTCGCCGCGGTCACCGGCGCCAGCCTCGGACAGGTCGACCGGCTCAATCAGGCCCATGGGCTGTCGGCTCTGGCCACCGAACGTCCTGGTCCGTGTCCCCTCCCCACACCGGTGACCGGCAGAATCGCGGACAGGCCCTGGCGCGAGCACCTGGACTTCAACGAGGCCGCCGATCTGACCAGGCACCTGGGCACAGCCGCCATGATCATCTGTCTCTACCTGACGGGCATGCGTCCGCAAGAAGTCCAGGGCTTGCGGTCCGGCTGCTGCCCAGACCCTGAACCGGTCGCCGATGGGACCCCGGGGCGCCACCTGATCCGCGGCCATCACTACAAGAACGTGACCGACGAGGACGGCAACCATCTCTCGGCCGGTGAAGAGCGCGAGGTCCCCTGGGTTGCCATCACCCCAGTCGTCCACGCCATCCGTGTCCTGGAGCGGATGGTTCCTGACGGAGGGCTTCTCCTCAGCGCCGCCCACCACGACTTCGCCAGCCGACGCAACTACCACGGGGCGGTGAAGAACAGCGCCTTGAACAAGCGGATCGAGGACTTCATCACGTGGGCCAACCACGAAGCCCACGTCCATGGGTTGGCCGAGCAGGTCATCCCCGAGGACCCGCATGGCGCGATCGGCCTGGCCCGGTTCAGGAGGACTCTGGCCTGGCACGTCGCCCGCCGCCCAGGCGGGTTGATCGCTCTCGCGATCCAGTACGGGCACATGCGGACCGTTCTCGATGCCCGGGTCTCGGCCGGCTACGGGTCGCGGAGCCGAGGCGGAATCCACTCCGTCCTCGACGTCGAGACCGCGTTGGCGGCCGCGGACACCGCTGCCCGACTTCGCGACCAGATCGCGGGTGGGGCGAAGGTCTCGGGCCCGGCAGCGAGACGGGCCCTGACCGCGGCCGCCCACACCCCACGCTTCGAGGGCCGAATCGTCCCCAGCACGTTCGCGAAGAAGGCCGCAGCAATCCTGGCCCGGGACGGCGTCGTGCTCTTCGACAACCCAGACGCGTTCTTGATCTGCGCGTTCAAACGGGACAACGCCCTTTGCGAGCCGGACCCCGGAGCGAGGACTCCGAGGCAGTACGACTGCCGGCCCGGCTGCGGCAACACGGTCCGCACCGACACCCACGCCCGCCAGCTGCGGGAGCGGGCCGACGACATCGACGAACTGGCCGCCCATTCTCCCGACCCGGTCGGCAGGCGCCTTCACGCGAACGCCGACAAACTACGCGAGATGGCCGCCGCCCACGACGCCGCCGAGGCTGTGACATGA
- a CDS encoding integrase → MSEWHVVWVPDPVKWGALPREDVLGVQNLPEAVARIGLRPGDPVYIRPDGTVDRDFLDFVRSEAFRNLERETKRNYGTDYRPLLTFLSSRGVSWREATQQDLADYRHWRCQAPENPRRISGTKWDREAAAYTKLFRWGKVYPLPVDVSRREDRATDSVSARVSWLTPRTWGLWSDIGLRGHTRAGIAAPGWESRTEMRNTSFVQLLLSSGLRRQEGGALLTFELPAQRLRHGRYLHGRVAGALTRSKNSRTFYASVDSVGQVETYIDSERAWAVQRAQAAGRYDRLPVMRLVTRVTHGLKPKVEWVDKAGIVGAQELSRLDWRERRWLFVEGPDGPEPAWLWLTEQGLPMEPDRWNSVFRRANLRCEEVLLSEEERKIGRNFRIAEVRGKTPYATPHSARHSMALYMLILLNELFESRYGLTKADRRDFALLFGDPWWLVKVLLGHSDVETTKRHYLAPVSHLHLESLLAAVETTDENRNVEDLDDLFARLARETAGIQDIDSLLEAAS, encoded by the coding sequence TTGAGCGAGTGGCATGTGGTGTGGGTGCCGGATCCGGTGAAGTGGGGGGCGCTGCCGAGGGAAGACGTCCTGGGGGTACAGAACTTACCGGAGGCGGTGGCCCGGATCGGCTTACGGCCTGGCGACCCGGTATACATAAGGCCGGACGGCACGGTGGACCGGGACTTCCTGGATTTCGTTCGATCCGAAGCGTTCCGGAATCTGGAACGGGAAACGAAGCGGAATTACGGAACGGACTACCGGCCGCTCCTGACCTTCCTGTCGTCGCGTGGTGTGTCATGGCGGGAGGCGACGCAGCAAGACCTGGCGGACTACCGGCACTGGCGATGCCAGGCTCCCGAGAACCCGCGCCGGATCAGCGGGACCAAATGGGACCGCGAGGCGGCCGCATACACCAAGCTCTTTAGGTGGGGGAAGGTCTATCCGCTGCCGGTGGATGTTTCGCGGCGAGAGGACCGTGCCACTGACTCGGTCAGCGCGAGGGTGTCTTGGCTGACACCGCGGACGTGGGGCCTGTGGTCGGACATCGGGCTGCGTGGCCACACCCGCGCCGGGATCGCGGCGCCGGGGTGGGAGTCGCGCACGGAGATGCGGAACACCAGCTTCGTGCAGCTGCTGCTCAGCTCGGGTCTGCGGCGCCAGGAGGGCGGAGCTCTGCTGACCTTCGAGCTGCCGGCCCAACGCCTTCGCCATGGCCGCTACCTCCATGGCCGCGTAGCGGGGGCATTGACGCGGTCGAAGAACAGCCGGACCTTCTACGCGTCGGTGGACTCGGTCGGCCAGGTCGAGACCTACATCGACTCGGAACGGGCTTGGGCGGTGCAACGCGCCCAGGCGGCGGGCCGCTACGACCGGTTGCCCGTCATGAGGCTGGTCACGAGGGTCACGCACGGACTGAAGCCGAAAGTCGAGTGGGTGGACAAGGCCGGCATCGTCGGTGCACAGGAGCTGAGCCGCCTGGACTGGCGCGAGCGGCGGTGGCTGTTCGTGGAGGGGCCGGACGGGCCGGAGCCGGCGTGGTTGTGGCTGACCGAGCAGGGCCTGCCGATGGAGCCGGACCGCTGGAACAGCGTGTTCAGGAGGGCGAACCTGCGTTGCGAGGAAGTCCTGCTCAGCGAGGAGGAACGGAAGATCGGGCGGAACTTCCGAATAGCGGAAGTCCGCGGGAAGACTCCGTACGCGACCCCGCATTCCGCCAGGCACTCCATGGCCCTCTACATGCTGATCCTGCTGAATGAGTTGTTCGAATCGCGCTACGGACTCACGAAGGCGGACCGGCGGGACTTTGCCCTGCTGTTCGGTGACCCGTGGTGGCTGGTCAAGGTCTTGTTGGGGCACTCCGATGTGGAGACGACGAAGCGGCACTACCTCGCGCCGGTCTCCCACCTGCACTTGGAGTCGCTCCTCGCCGCCGTGGAGACCACCGACGAGAACAGGAATGTCGAGGATCTGGACGACCTGTTCGCGAGGCTGGCCCGCGAGACGGCCGGTATCCAGGACATCGATTCTCTCCTCGAGGCCGCGTCGTGA
- a CDS encoding universal stress protein, translating to MSGLVVVGVDGSASGLAAVEAAAREARWRDAGLRLVHAFIWPAMHVPLGPSSLGPPEGGLRNMVERLLIEAEERARTVAPEVDVSRTVVTGEPLTVLEAQSRAAELVVVGSRGMGGFVGLMVGSTAVHLAAHGRCPVLVVREQGERTGPIIVGVDGSSAAAGAVDFAFAEAALRGADIVALHAWTTWNTPMPPPQDEAMPYANEPQALKARQERLLSEVLAGRQERYPSVSVKLEVVQGGTREALIEASRTAQLLVVGARGRGGFTGLLLGSVSQALLHHAHCPVAVVRSPGESR from the coding sequence ATGAGCGGTCTGGTTGTGGTGGGCGTGGACGGTTCGGCCTCTGGCTTGGCAGCAGTAGAGGCGGCGGCGCGGGAGGCGCGGTGGCGCGACGCAGGTTTGCGGCTGGTGCATGCGTTCATCTGGCCCGCCATGCACGTGCCCCTGGGCCCGTCGTCACTGGGTCCGCCTGAGGGCGGCTTGCGCAACATGGTGGAACGTCTGCTGATCGAGGCGGAGGAGCGTGCCAGGACGGTGGCACCGGAGGTCGATGTCTCCCGCACGGTCGTGACGGGTGAACCGCTGACGGTCCTGGAGGCGCAATCGCGTGCCGCGGAACTCGTGGTTGTCGGGTCGCGCGGTATGGGAGGGTTCGTTGGGCTGATGGTGGGATCGACGGCCGTGCATCTGGCAGCTCATGGCCGGTGCCCAGTCCTCGTCGTTCGGGAGCAAGGTGAGCGCACAGGGCCGATCATCGTGGGCGTCGACGGCTCCTCGGCCGCTGCCGGAGCGGTTGACTTCGCTTTCGCCGAGGCGGCACTACGCGGGGCCGACATCGTTGCCTTGCACGCCTGGACCACCTGGAACACGCCGATGCCACCGCCGCAGGACGAGGCGATGCCGTACGCGAACGAGCCGCAAGCCCTGAAGGCGAGGCAGGAACGTCTGCTGTCCGAGGTGCTCGCCGGCCGTCAGGAAAGGTACCCGAGTGTGAGCGTGAAGCTCGAGGTTGTGCAAGGCGGGACGCGGGAGGCGCTGATCGAGGCGAGCCGCACGGCCCAGCTGCTGGTGGTCGGCGCGCGCGGACGCGGAGGTTTTACCGGACTGCTGCTGGGATCGGTGAGCCAGGCGTTGCTCCATCATGCACACTGCCCAGTGGCGGTGGTCCGCAGCCCCGGCGAGAGCCGCTGA
- a CDS encoding proprotein convertase P-domain-containing protein, translated as MSTALQPPPPTQPPSPRPAPPALLTYLIAAMLVASSLVLYSAPPSHATPGQHRPATWNMQGSSSSSDSKWTNTVQRLSVGGENYLPHPVLALQEAGPLNSVPGTRVDGGTITVNGRQATYSYEVREWRIGSARRGQTVYVTHMTTDPTGNRNNVAFVTHERPTNFRAVAARQANGTHWGMRPALGVQLPDGSWFYSFHASSNGDNNSNDARNMMVELNSYGGSWAVLGDFNRRPENLVLPAGTQAYTSGQGTQQGGGELDYMVSNDRQTMTGWTGRRLAGAGSDHYVIEFGLRANAENQVINEETDKCIDADLSRYVSYVLPCNGSFAQNIQYTDRQLKTKAVEDWCIRHPDDFFEDTRWDFCSAGDPKQIWGYDGYPMALRSSYNPVRCLREWQSRLVSAYCEDIPSEGWVTTSTAPYFWGSISRIGPSAGTEDVLTGGGSNPPPPPGSGACPMPPNPTLDPCQHITKRSIADVPVLDQTTAESPLQVHGQNSYAPTNLAVGVDLKHTHRGNLVLSLVTPNNSVYPLEDIADSDSNDHVFKTYTVNASTQIANGTWKLRVQDIASGNVGTIDAWNLTFPNGTANTSTTPPILDHHENFSHALTSSNSGSAPTNIGVNVYLTHPRRGDLVIKLYGPSGRSYTLEDFADSDTTANVYKNYTVDASSETGSGLWRLSVTDITTGNTGTIDAWVLSFPRPSPF; from the coding sequence ATGTCGACTGCACTCCAGCCGCCGCCTCCCACCCAGCCACCCTCGCCGCGCCCAGCTCCGCCCGCCCTGCTCACCTACCTCATCGCCGCCATGCTCGTTGCCTCATCGCTCGTCCTCTACAGCGCGCCCCCAAGCCATGCGACGCCGGGTCAGCACCGGCCGGCGACCTGGAACATGCAGGGCTCCTCGTCCTCAAGCGACAGCAAGTGGACCAACACCGTCCAGCGCCTATCCGTAGGCGGGGAGAACTACCTACCGCACCCCGTCCTCGCCCTCCAGGAAGCCGGTCCCCTCAACAGCGTCCCCGGAACACGCGTTGACGGGGGCACGATCACGGTCAACGGACGACAGGCGACCTACAGCTACGAAGTACGCGAGTGGCGCATCGGCAGCGCACGCCGCGGCCAAACCGTCTATGTCACCCACATGACCACTGATCCCACCGGCAACCGCAACAACGTTGCCTTCGTCACCCATGAACGGCCGACTAACTTCAGAGCAGTAGCGGCACGTCAAGCCAACGGCACCCATTGGGGCATGCGGCCCGCCCTCGGCGTCCAGCTCCCCGACGGCAGCTGGTTCTACAGCTTCCACGCCAGCTCAAACGGCGACAACAACAGCAACGACGCCCGAAACATGATGGTCGAACTCAACTCCTACGGCGGATCATGGGCCGTTCTCGGTGACTTCAACCGCCGACCCGAAAACCTGGTTCTCCCAGCCGGCACACAGGCCTACACCAGCGGCCAGGGCACCCAGCAAGGCGGCGGCGAGCTCGACTACATGGTCTCCAACGACAGACAGACCATGACTGGATGGACCGGGCGCCGCCTCGCCGGCGCCGGATCCGACCACTACGTCATCGAATTCGGCCTCCGCGCCAACGCAGAGAATCAAGTAATCAACGAGGAAACTGACAAATGTATTGATGCCGACCTTAGCCGTTACGTTTCCTATGTCCTCCCATGCAATGGCTCCTTCGCACAGAACATCCAGTACACAGATCGCCAGCTTAAGACAAAAGCCGTCGAAGACTGGTGCATTCGACATCCTGACGATTTTTTCGAAGACACCAGGTGGGATTTCTGCTCAGCCGGCGACCCTAAGCAAATCTGGGGATACGACGGTTACCCGATGGCATTGCGCAGTAGCTACAATCCGGTTAGATGCCTCCGCGAATGGCAAAGTAGACTTGTTTCCGCTTATTGTGAGGACATCCCCAGCGAGGGATGGGTAACCACCTCGACGGCGCCGTATTTCTGGGGTTCCATCTCACGCATCGGCCCCTCCGCCGGCACGGAGGACGTCCTGACGGGCGGGGGCTCCAACCCTCCGCCGCCGCCCGGCTCGGGCGCCTGCCCCATGCCACCGAATCCCACCCTCGACCCCTGCCAGCACATCACCAAGCGGAGCATCGCCGACGTTCCCGTCCTCGACCAGACCACGGCCGAAAGTCCCCTCCAGGTCCACGGCCAAAACAGCTACGCGCCAACGAACCTCGCAGTCGGCGTCGACCTCAAACACACGCATCGGGGCAACCTCGTACTGAGCCTTGTCACCCCGAACAATTCGGTCTACCCGCTTGAAGACATCGCGGACAGCGACAGCAACGACCACGTCTTCAAGACATACACCGTGAATGCTTCAACCCAAATCGCAAACGGCACATGGAAACTGCGGGTGCAAGACATCGCTTCCGGCAACGTCGGCACCATCGACGCCTGGAACCTCACCTTCCCGAACGGCACCGCCAACACATCAACCACCCCGCCCATCCTCGACCACCACGAGAACTTCAGCCACGCCCTCACAAGCAGCAACAGCGGCTCCGCACCGACCAACATCGGAGTGAACGTCTACCTCACGCACCCACGACGCGGTGACCTCGTCATCAAGCTCTACGGACCCAGCGGGCGCTCCTATACCCTTGAGGACTTCGCCGACAGCGACACGACCGCCAACGTGTACAAGAACTACACCGTCGACGCCTCCTCCGAGACCGGCAGCGGCCTGTGGAGACTCAGCGTCACCGACATCACGACCGGGAACACCGGCACGATCGACGCATGGGTCCTTTCATTTCCGCGCCCATCCCCGTTCTAG
- a CDS encoding IS110 family transposase produces MARIWAGTDIGKVHHHCVVLDAEGRRLLSRRVLNDELELMALLADVLAIEGDVVWAVDVADGMAALWISILLNHEQQLVYIPGLAVNRASAGYRGTGKTDAKDATVIADQARMRRNLTVLRPDDEHAIELRVLTNRRADINSDRTRRINRLRGQLTSIFPALERVLDLGNIGPLVLLTGYQTPAALRRTGLKRLETWLRNRKVRSPEALATAVMEAAERQHTAVPGEKITAQVIHTLAKEVMGLNEQITEIDKLIAARFREHELAEVIESMPGIGPLMGAEFLAATAGDMTRYGTADRLASLAGVAPVPRDSGNVSGNLHRPRRYHRGLQRVFYTSALISIRNCDASRRFYERKRAEGKRHTQAVLALARRRVNVLWALIRDGRCYERGLSAASAA; encoded by the coding sequence GTGGCCCGGATCTGGGCGGGGACCGACATCGGCAAGGTCCATCACCACTGCGTGGTACTGGACGCCGAGGGCAGACGATTGTTGTCGAGGCGGGTGCTGAACGACGAGCTGGAACTGATGGCCCTGCTCGCCGACGTGCTCGCCATCGAAGGCGACGTGGTCTGGGCCGTCGACGTCGCGGACGGCATGGCCGCCCTGTGGATCAGCATCCTGCTCAACCACGAACAGCAGCTCGTCTACATACCCGGCCTCGCAGTCAACCGGGCATCCGCCGGCTACCGCGGCACCGGCAAGACCGACGCGAAGGACGCCACCGTCATCGCCGACCAGGCCCGGATGCGCCGCAACCTGACCGTCCTCAGACCGGACGACGAACATGCCATCGAACTGCGCGTCCTCACGAACCGCCGGGCCGACATCAACTCCGACCGCACCCGCCGGATCAACCGCCTGCGCGGCCAACTGACCAGCATCTTCCCCGCCCTGGAACGGGTCCTGGACCTTGGCAACATCGGCCCGCTCGTCCTGCTGACCGGCTACCAGACCCCAGCCGCTCTGCGCCGCACCGGCCTCAAGCGGCTGGAGACCTGGCTGCGAAACAGGAAGGTCCGCAGCCCCGAGGCCCTCGCTACGGCCGTCATGGAAGCCGCCGAGCGCCAGCACACCGCCGTCCCCGGGGAAAAGATCACCGCGCAGGTGATCCACACCCTGGCCAAGGAGGTGATGGGCCTCAACGAGCAGATCACCGAGATCGACAAGCTCATTGCGGCCCGGTTTCGCGAGCACGAGCTCGCCGAAGTGATCGAGAGCATGCCTGGCATCGGCCCGCTGATGGGCGCCGAGTTCCTCGCGGCCACCGCCGGCGACATGACCCGCTACGGGACAGCCGACCGGCTGGCCAGCCTCGCCGGCGTTGCCCCAGTCCCTCGGGACTCGGGCAACGTCAGTGGCAACCTCCACCGGCCGCGGCGATACCACCGCGGCCTGCAGCGCGTCTTCTACACCTCGGCGCTGATCAGCATCCGCAATTGCGATGCCTCCCGCCGCTTCTACGAACGCAAACGCGCCGAAGGCAAACGGCACACCCAGGCCGTCCTCGCCCTGGCCCGACGACGGGTCAACGTCTTGTGGGCCCTGATCCGTGACGGACGGTGCTACGAACGTGGCCTCTCCGCTGCATCTGCGGCTTGA